Proteins from a single region of Manis javanica isolate MJ-LG chromosome 5, MJ_LKY, whole genome shotgun sequence:
- the ARFRP1 gene encoding ADP-ribosylation factor-related protein 1 isoform X1, which produces MYTLLSGLYKYMFQKDEYCILILGLDNAGKTTFLEQSKTRFNKNYKGMSLSKITTTVGLNIGTVDVGKARLVFWDLGGQEELQSLWDKYYAECHGVIYVIDSTDEERLSESKWAFEKMVTSEVLDGVPILVLANKQDVEACLSIPDIKTAFSDCTSKIGRRDCLTQACSALTGKGVREGIEWMVKCVVRNVHRPPRQRDIT; this is translated from the exons ATGTACACGCTACTGTCAGGCCTGTACAAGTACATGTTTCAGAAGGACGAGTACTGCATCCTGATCCTGGGCCTGGACAATGCCGGAAAGACG aCCTTCTTGGAGCAGTCAAAAACCCGGTTTAACAAGAACTACAAGGGGATGAGTCTATCCAAAATCACTACCACCGTGGGTCTGAACA TCGGCACTGTGGACGTGGGAAAGGCCCGCCTGGTCTTCTGGGACTTGGGGGGGCAGGAAGAGCTGCAGTCTCTGTGGGACAAG TACTATGCAGAGTGCCATGGTGTCATCTATGTCATCGACTCCACGGATGAGGAGAGACTGTCGGAGTCCAAGTGGGCGTTTG AGAAGATGGTCACCAGTGAGGTGCTGGATGGCGTCCCCATCCTGGTGCTGGCCAACAAGCAGGACGTTGAG gcttGCCTCTCCATCCCTGACATCAAGACCGCGTTCAGCGACTGCACCTCTAAGATTGGCCGGCGCGACTGCCTGACCCAGGCTTGCTCCGCACTCACGGG AAAAGGGGTGCGCGAGGGCATCGAGTGGATGGTGAAGTGCGTCGTGCGCAATGTGCACCGGCCACCACGACAGAGGGACATCACGTAG
- the ARFRP1 gene encoding ADP-ribosylation factor-related protein 1 isoform X2, whose product MSLSKITTTVGLNIGTVDVGKARLVFWDLGGQEELQSLWDKYYAECHGVIYVIDSTDEERLSESKWAFEKMVTSEVLDGVPILVLANKQDVEACLSIPDIKTAFSDCTSKIGRRDCLTQACSALTGKGVREGIEWMVKCVVRNVHRPPRQRDIT is encoded by the exons ATGAGTCTATCCAAAATCACTACCACCGTGGGTCTGAACA TCGGCACTGTGGACGTGGGAAAGGCCCGCCTGGTCTTCTGGGACTTGGGGGGGCAGGAAGAGCTGCAGTCTCTGTGGGACAAG TACTATGCAGAGTGCCATGGTGTCATCTATGTCATCGACTCCACGGATGAGGAGAGACTGTCGGAGTCCAAGTGGGCGTTTG AGAAGATGGTCACCAGTGAGGTGCTGGATGGCGTCCCCATCCTGGTGCTGGCCAACAAGCAGGACGTTGAG gcttGCCTCTCCATCCCTGACATCAAGACCGCGTTCAGCGACTGCACCTCTAAGATTGGCCGGCGCGACTGCCTGACCCAGGCTTGCTCCGCACTCACGGG AAAAGGGGTGCGCGAGGGCATCGAGTGGATGGTGAAGTGCGTCGTGCGCAATGTGCACCGGCCACCACGACAGAGGGACATCACGTAG
- the TNFRSF6B gene encoding tumor necrosis factor receptor superfamily member 6B isoform X1, translated as MSAPPRPRPPTRTPPWALPALLLALAASGVAAGAPTYPWRDAETQEWLACGQCPPGTFVQRPCSRDSSTVCGACPPRHYTQFWNYLERCRYCNVICGEREEEARPCAATHNRACRCLPGFFAHAGFCLEHAPCPPGAGVAAPGTPRQNTQCQPCPPGTFSASSSSSEQCQPHRNCTALGLALNVPGSSFHDALCTSCTGLLGSTREPGGPGTDQCERALVDFVAFQDLSPKRLLRLQQALTGLGVRTSPPRGDRATLQRKLWQQLSELREAQAGALVARLLQALRDARLPGLERTVRTRFLSAR; from the exons ATGAGCGCGCCGCCACGGCCGCGCCCACCAACCCGGACCCCACCGTGGGCGCTGCCCGCCCTGCTGCTGGCGCTGGCGGCGAGCGGAGTGGCGGCAGGCGCGCCCACGTACCCGTGGCGGGACGCAGAGACGCAGGAGTGGCTGGCGTGCGGCCAGTGCCCCCCGGGCACCTTCGTGCAGCGGCCGTGCAGCCGGGATAGTTCGACCGTGTGCGGCGCGTGCCCGCCGCGCCACTACACGCAGTTCTGGAACTACCTGGAGCGCTGCCGTTACTGCAACGTCATCTGCGGGGAGCGCGAGGAGGAGGCGCGGCCGTGCGCCGCCACCCACAACCGCGCCTGCCGCTGTCTCCCCGGCTTCTTCGCGCACGCCGGCTTCTGCCTGGAGCACGCGCCCTGCCCGCCCGGCGCCGGCGTGGCCGCCCCTG GCACCCCGCGCCAGAACACGCAGTGCCAGCCGTGTCCCCCCGGCACATTCTCAGCCAGCAGCTCGTCTTCAGAGCAGTGCCAGCCCCACCGCAACTGCACGGCCCTGGGCCTGGCGCTCAACGTGCCAGGCTCTTCCTTCCACGACGCCCTGTGCACCAGCTGCACAGGCCTCCTGGGCAGCACGCGGGAACCGGGAGGCCCAG GGACCGACCAGTGCGAGCGAGCACTGGTCGACTTCGTGGCTTTCCAGGACCTCTCCCCGAAGAGACTCCTGCGGCTGCAGCAGGCCCTAACCGGCCTGGGCGTGCGGACGTCGCCGCCGAGGGGGGACCGCGCAACTCTGCAGAGGAAGCTCTGGCAGCAGCTCTCTGAGCTCCGTGAGGCCCAGGCCGGGGCGCTGGTGGCCCGGCTGCTGCAGGCACTGCGCGACGCCAGGCTGCCAGGGCTGGAGCGCACTGTGCGCACCCGTTTCCTCTCAGCGCGCTGA
- the TNFRSF6B gene encoding tumor necrosis factor receptor superfamily member 6B isoform X2 has product MSAPPRPRPPTRTPPWALPALLLALAASGVAAGAPTYPWRDAETQEWLACGQCPPGTFVQRPCSRDSSTVCGACPPRHYTQFWNYLERCRYCNVICGEREEEARPCAATHNRACRCLPGFFAHAGFCLEHAPCPPGAGVAAPGTPRQNTQCQPCPPGTFSASSSSSEQCQPHRNCTALGLALNVPGSSFHDALCTSCTGLLGSTREPGGPGPLPEETPAAAAGPNRPGRADVAAEGGPRNSAEEALAAAL; this is encoded by the exons ATGAGCGCGCCGCCACGGCCGCGCCCACCAACCCGGACCCCACCGTGGGCGCTGCCCGCCCTGCTGCTGGCGCTGGCGGCGAGCGGAGTGGCGGCAGGCGCGCCCACGTACCCGTGGCGGGACGCAGAGACGCAGGAGTGGCTGGCGTGCGGCCAGTGCCCCCCGGGCACCTTCGTGCAGCGGCCGTGCAGCCGGGATAGTTCGACCGTGTGCGGCGCGTGCCCGCCGCGCCACTACACGCAGTTCTGGAACTACCTGGAGCGCTGCCGTTACTGCAACGTCATCTGCGGGGAGCGCGAGGAGGAGGCGCGGCCGTGCGCCGCCACCCACAACCGCGCCTGCCGCTGTCTCCCCGGCTTCTTCGCGCACGCCGGCTTCTGCCTGGAGCACGCGCCCTGCCCGCCCGGCGCCGGCGTGGCCGCCCCTG GCACCCCGCGCCAGAACACGCAGTGCCAGCCGTGTCCCCCCGGCACATTCTCAGCCAGCAGCTCGTCTTCAGAGCAGTGCCAGCCCCACCGCAACTGCACGGCCCTGGGCCTGGCGCTCAACGTGCCAGGCTCTTCCTTCCACGACGCCCTGTGCACCAGCTGCACAGGCCTCCTGGGCAGCACGCGGGAACCGGGAGGCCCAG GACCTCTCCCCGAAGAGACTCCTGCGGCTGCAGCAGGCCCTAACCGGCCTGGGCGTGCGGACGTCGCCGCCGAGGGGGGACCGCGCAACTCTGCAGAGGAAGCTCTGGCAGCAGCTCTCTGA